The window TTGTAAAATGAGTGCCATTGGGGCGTGCATGAGAAAATTGCTGGCAATCGCATATGGAGTACTAAAAACCGGCACCTCGTTTGAAGTGCCAGCGTAAAAAATTGACAGGCAAGACGGTATCTCGCATTCGCTCGGAATGACGAGCGTTATGTCTTTTGAGCGCAATTAAGAGTCATACCCGTATCTTTAATTCGCATCAGGCGTAAATAATCAATACAAAATACTAAATAACAAATGTACTAGAATCCAAGCTCGCGTTGCCTGGGTTCTTTTTTTGCGTGGGCTGGCTTCTTTGGGGACTGGGTCCGTTTCTTTACACCCATGTTTGCCAGTTCATCTGCGCGCTTGTTGAGTTCACGCACAACATGAGATATGTTTACCTCTGCAAAGTGACGGATCAGATTGACTGCCTCTGCATATAGAGGCTGGAGGTTCGGGGATTTGACTTTGTATACACCGGAAAGCTGGCGCGCCATAAGCTGGCTGTCGGTGCTGATTTCTATCTGGGTTGCACCCAATCTCGACGCTTCCTCAAGGCCCCTTATCAAAGCCGTATACTCGGCGACATTGTTGGTCGTCTTGCCGATGTATTCGCCAATTTCGCATATTACAGTGCCGTCCGGCGATGATATGACCACACCAATGCCTGCGTCACCCGGATTGCCCTTGGATGCGCCGTCGGTGTATATAACTACCTTGCTCATTCGATATCCATCAGCAGTATGCGGCCGCAGTTCTCACATGTCTCTACCGCTTCATCCTTAACCAGTTGGCCGATTGTGTAAGAAGTAATTGCAACATGGCAGCCCTCGCACTTGCCGTCCATAACTTTCGCTATGCCAGTGCCGCATGTGTGTTTCCTGATCGACTCATATTTGGATAGCAGCGGCTTTTCGGTATAGCCAGATGAGGCAGATTCGCGGAGTGCGGTCAGCTCTGCGATCTCAGACTCAAGTCTGGTTTTGGCATCCGTCTCTTGCTTGATAACCTTGCGCGCCCTGGTCTCGATGGTCTGTTTGATCTCTCGCAAAGACTCGACTTTCGCCTTGGCAGCCTCCACCAGGTCATAGAGCTCCAGAGTGCGCACATCCAACTCGCCCTGTTTGCCTTTGAGAGACTCAATCTCGCTTTCCGTAGCGGATAGTTCTTTTGGATTGGTAATGGAGCCGGAATACAATCGCTTTTCCAGGCTGCCGCGCTTCTCATCAATCGATTTGAGCTGGAGTTCGCAGTCACGCACCTCCAACTCATGGGCAGCAAGCGCCTTTTCAGCTTTCTCAAGTGCCGATTTGGCTGCGGCATACTTTGCGCGAAGCTCTTTTGAACCCGTAAGTGCGGCTATCTGCGCATTCGCGTTGGCTATCTTGACATCAATCGCTTGAAGATCATAAAGCGCGTGCAGTTGTTCTCTCATATACATCCTCCGCAGCCGTGTGGCCGCACACAGATTTTATCAGAAGCACCCGCGAATGTCCAACCGGGTTTACCTCGACAAAATTATGTGGTATCATTCACCAGTCGGACGGGGGGATGCAGAATGATCGAAGAGACAGTCACATTCAAAACGTCCAGGGGGCTGAGGTTGTCGGGGGCGCTACTTGCACCCGATGAGAAGCTGAGGGATATGGTCGTGTTCGCTCACGGCACGGGCAGCAGCAAGTCCAGCCCCAGAAACCGCGGCATAGCCGAGCGCCTGCTTGATAAGGGTATAGGCTCGTTCTTGTTCGACTTCACCGGCCACGGCGACAGCGACGGTCTGCCCGAACAGTCCACCCAGGACCAGCAGTATGATGACCTGACCTGCGCACTCGATTACCTTGGATCGCAGACATTCGTCGAAACCAGGTTTATGGGAATTCACGGATCGAGCACGGGCGGCACGGTCGCAATACACGCAGCCGCAGAAGACCCCCGCATTCAGGTGATGGTCCTCAGGGTCCCCAGAAACTACGACGTTCTGGACTTCGCGCAGATGGTGCAGGCTCCTACTCTTATTATCCAAGGTAGTGAAGATTCAATCGTATTGCCTGAGGCACACGAAATATATGATTCACTGCAATGCGTCAAAGAGTTACACATTGTCCAGGGAGCAGGGCATCTGTTCGATGAGGCTCCGCGTTTCCAGCGAGAGATGGAAGAAGCTGCATGCGAGTGGTTTGTGCGGTGGTTTGCTGAAGAGGCGGAAGAATAAGCCCGGAGTAGCATTCAGTTTTCTTTAGGAGAAGGACTAGTTGCAGAACCGCTGAGGCGCTGAAAATACTGAAACGCTGAAAATCATATCTATGAATGGTTCACAGCAGATTCCTCACATTCGCTCGGAATGACAGTGTTCGGGAGCTTTGCAGTCTTGCAAACAGTTGTCGCAATCTGATATCGCGAAGTTCTGTTTCGGATGCAATCGGATATCGCACCCGAACTAAGCGGTGGTTTGCGGAAGCGGCGGGAGATTAAAAACACCGCACCGTAGCAAAGTCGAAGATGACTGTCTTTTATCACGAAAACACGAAAGGGGAGAAACACGAAAAGAAAATTTAGCGGTTTCGTATCTTCGTGCCTTCGTGATTAAGACTGCCGGAATTATTCCAGTAAATCTACAGTTTTGCCGGTCTTGGCGGATTCATATGCGGCAAGCGCCACTTGCAGAGCCTTTACACCGTCCTCGCCGGTAACAGGAACATCGGTATCATCCAAAATGCTCTTTGCAAAAGCGCCCACCATGACAAGGTCGATGTTGTCGCCCCAATATTCATATGTGTGGCTGCCGGTCTCATCAGAAAACATGTCGATCTTCTGACCGAACATTTTCATGGAAGCAGTGCCGTTCGTGCCGGTCACATCCATATTCACATTTCCCCAGGTCGGAAAGCTCTTAGGACGAGACCAGCTGGCATCTATCGTGACGAACATGCCGTTAGTAAAATCAACACTGAGCACGCCGGTGTCGTCGAAGTCCTTGCCGAGCATACGATTGTCTATCTCGGCATATACACGAGCAGGCTCAGCGCCGGTCATATCGCGCATCAGATCGAGCAGATGCACGGTGTGGTCGATCACCGCTCCGCCGCCCGACATCTTCAGGTCGGTAAACCATCCGCCCGGGCATTTACCCTGGTTGGTCGCCTTGATCGCAAGCACATCACCCAGGTCACCCAAATCTACCGCACTCTTCAGACGTGTGTATGCCGGATGAAAACGGCACGGGAAAGCCGTCATGAGCTTGATCTCACTGCGCTTGGCTACCTCGACTATGGCCTCTGCGTCGTGCAGCGTGCCGGCAAGCGGCTTTTCGCACAGCACGTGCTTTTCGCTTTGTGCAGCCAGCACGACATGCTTGCGGTGGTTCATATTCTCACTGCAGACGACCACAGCTTCGATATCCGATGCAAGCATTTCATCATAGTTCTTAAATGCCTTGACGCCATAACGCTTGGCGGCTGACTTAGCACGCGAGTGATCTTCATCGGCAACACCGACAAAGTCCACAATGTCAAGTTCGGCCAATGCCTGAGCATAGGCATAGGCATGCATGTGGGCAAAACTCATTATTCCTATCTTTACTTTTGACATTTATCCCTCGCTATGGCTAAGCCAACACTACCGGCTGGCCTGAACTGATCGACCTCAAGGCCGCTTCTGCAATCTTTACCGCCTCGACACCATCATCCGGCAACACATCCGGCTTCTCGCCCTTTTCAAGACAGTTGATAAAGTGACGAAGCTCCTGGAAATATGGGTTCTCAAGTGTCGGGCTTTCGGGAACCGTGATGCTCATCGTTTCACCCTCTGCAGCTTTGCGCTCAATGACCAGAGGAGTCGATTCCGAGTTTGAAAAACTGAGCAGCCCTTTGGTCCCGGCTGCTTCGACTGACGTAAAAAATCCACTTGGCCGCGCCCAGCCGCCCTCTACATGAGCTATGACTCCGCTCTCGAACCGTATTGTGACGAGTGCATAGTCCGTAAGCGGGATTTTGGAATCCGCCATGCCCCTGGCATAGACCCGGCGTACCTTGCCGAAAACCCATCTGAGCCAGTCGAAGTCATGGACAATCAGGTCGAGCACGACTCCACCGCTCTTCTTATAGTCCGAATACCAACTCTCGGGATCACGCGGGTGAGCGCCGGACCTGACATTGCGAATCTCGACGACATCACCGATGGCGCCGCTGGAGATGAGTTCTTTGATTTTTAGATACTCAGGAAACCACCGCAGGACATGCGCGATAAAAAGCGTCACACCTGCCTCCTCGCATATGTGAGCAGCCTCCTGAGCCTGGCCGACCGTTCTGGCAAGTGGTTTTTCACAGGCCACGTGCTTTCCAGCTTCAGCAGCAGCTTTGATACAGTCCAAGTGCGCATAGGTGGGTGTGCATACATCCACAACATCTACATCGACCTTGGATATCATCTCTGTAAAATCAGTGAAAGTCTGCACAGGATATTCCTCGGCAAACTTGCCCGCCGCATCTGGATTGATATCGCAGACTGCGACCAGCTCGGCTTCATCCATCTGAGCATAAGCCCCTGCATGCACGCGAGCCATATTTCCAGCGCCTACCAGCGCTACTTTTAACATAATTTGTCACCTCAAGAAAGCTGAGAGCGGAGATTGAGAGCCAAGAAACCCGGACTTCTCACCACTCAGTGGTCTACATAAACATCAGATATGGAGATTCGAGTGTCTGCTTGAGCCTGGCAAGGAATTCGGCTGCCGGAGCGCCGTCCATCACTCTGTGATCAAACGACAAACAGAGATTCATCATCGAACGGACCTTGATCTCGCCGTCGACAACAACCGGCTTGTCCTTGATTGCGCATACACCCAGAATCGCGCTCTGACCAGGAGTAATGATCGGGGTGAATGTTTCCACGCCGAATGCACCGAGATTTGTTATGGTAAACGTGCCACCCTTGAAGTCATCTCCACCGGCCTGACCTGATCGCGCACGGGCGACAAGCTCCTTGATCTCTTTTGAAATCTGAGGCAGAGTCTTGCTGACTGCATCCTTGACGACCGGGACCACAAGGCCGGTCTCTATCGCGGTCGCTATACCGATGTTGATATGGTCGTTGATGATTATCTGGTCGCCCTGCAGTGATGCGTTAGCAATCGGCTTGTCGAGGATCGCACGCGCAGTCGCCTTAGCTATGATATCCGTGAATGAGATTCGCACGCCATAGTTCTTCTCGATATCGTCGATGATCTGAGAGCGCAGCCGCTTGCACTCGGTCATGTCGACTTCGGCTACAAGCGTGACATGAGGAGCCGTCTGCGCGCTGGATGCCACATTCAATGCCACGGCCTTGCGCATGCCCGTAAATGGAATGGTTGCGCCTATCGAAAGAGGCGGAGCTGCGGGCACGTAGACAGGTGCGGGCTTGAGGTCCTCACTGGTCACCTTTCCTCCGATTCCTGTTCCGGTAATCGCACTTATGTCGACACCCATATCAGCCGCCATCTTGCCTGCCAGAGGAGTGGCTTTGGGAGCTGAAGCTGCGAAATTGAGTACGTCCTGCTCCACTATTCTGCCGCCTGGACCAGTCCCTCTTCCGGCAAGTGCAGCAATGTCAACGCCCTTCTCTTTTGCAACTCTCTTTGCGGATGGCGAAGCAAATACGGGACCTTCGGCTGCGACAGGAGCAGGCGAAGGCTGTGCTGCAGTTGCTGGAGTCGGTGTAGGAGCAGGGGCTTCAACAGACACCGCTTCTTCTTTCGCCGGAGCGCTCTCGGCAAGCAGGTCATCTATTGATTCGTCGGCACTGCCTATTATCGCAATCGGGTCCTTTACTGGAATTATATCATCCGGCTGAGCAAGTATCTTACGCAAAACCCCATCCTCTGGGGCTTCCACCTCCATATTGACCTTGTCGGTCATTACTTCCAGAAGCGGCTCGCCGGCTTTGATCTGATCGCCTTCGTTTTTGAACCACTTGATTATCGTCCCCTCCTCCATTGTCTGCCCGAGGAGAGGCATCACCATTTTCGTGGCCATCGCATTCACAACCTTTCTATATTTGGCGGAATTGATCCGCGTGCTTGTCTATCATGTAGACTACGCTGTCCGACGGCACTTTTCCTTCCGGCAGATTGGTTACAGACAGCGAAAAAAGAAAATATTGGCCATGTTATAAGCCGACAAGACCCTCCGTCAGATCAATCGAATGACGCCCCGACTATCGGACAAATGATATTGTCCCGGTTCCACCATCTATGCTTATAAGGTCACCGTTACGAATCGCCGGAATATCACGAACACCGGTAACCGCTGGAATACCGAGTTCCCGGCATAGGTTAGTCTCGTGACAGAGCCAATTGCCGCAATAAATGAGACCTGCAATGATGGGAAAATACATTGTCCATCCTACTTTTCCCTCGCCGCGCAGCCAGAGAATCTCGCCCGGCTGCAATTTCGCTAACTCCTCTGGGTGATCTGTTGAAATTATGCGCACAGGACCCTCCGCAACTCCTGCATTTGCAGGTTCACCCTGAAAAACTTCACCACCAGGGAGGCTTTCTTGTATTGGTGGAGGCAACTGTGCCATAGTGTAGCGCGCCAAACGCCTCTGCTCTGTTTCGCGCTGTCTCACCAGCACAGCAATTCTGTGTAAATCAAGCTTATCAGATGCTACAGCCACAATTTCATCTGGATGCAGCAAGAAAATGTCATCCACATTCTCAATGACTCCCACTTTCACAAGGCGGCGTCCGGCTTCGCAAAGCACCAGCCGAACAGCGGACTGAGCGTGTGATAATACCAGGTCTCTGTCATCCTTTAAGGGAAATATGCGACGAGATGCACGCACACATGCTGCAAAGATTTTCTCGTATGATTCTCCACCACTCATACTGCTTCGGATAGCTTCCAGAACTTCACCAAAACGAACATCGCTTTCATCGGCAGCACACTGCACACGCTCGGAAATAGAGGGCATATCAGGAATTTTGCGCAGATTGCTCACTGCGAGGTCCAACGGTGTCGTGTCCTCTCTCCAGCTCCTCCAGGTTGCAATGTCCAGCAGGTCATCTCGCCTAAGAAAAGAATAACCCCAATGAGCTATTACATTCTCCAGTTTATCATCGCGAGCAGCCTGCTCTATTTCGGCATCGCGCAGATGTGTGAGCTTTGGCGCACCCTGGATCATAGTGAGCGCGACTTGTTGGGACTGCTGCCATGGCAGACTCAGGCAATCGCGCACAATCACATCAATTCTACGCAGAGTCTCATAGGTAGGATATGATCCCGCCAAGTAGAGGGTCCCGGCTTCCCTGTCAAGTCGAACGGCTTCGTCAACCAAGTCTGCAAAATCACATTGGCTCATGGCATGCAGCAGATCATCAGACATACGAAGAATATGCTCAGAACGTGCCCGCAGTGAAGGAATCATTTGTCCATAGACGACGTCGGCGTACTCATACCAGTCCTTATAAACGATATTTGGATCATCATATGACAACATCCGCTTGATAAACGACCGATCCTCCCATGGAGATTCGGGGCAATCGGTCAGTTCCGGGTTATTGGGTATTTTACCGAATGCGCGCCCATGATGAATGGACATTTCGCATAACTCCATCGGCCATGGAGGAAGGGGAAACGTTGGATCGATATCGTCTACAAAACCAGCTTGCGCATATGGCGTCAAAGGCTCCATCCGTTCCTGATGACAGCAGATAACTTCTTTATTATCAAGGCGGGGATCATCCGGGAAATATGGAGGCAGATTCACCACAGGCCGCGCCTGCAAAACTGCTATGCCTTGTTCTGAAACAGCAAACTCCATATCAATACGCATATTGAACAGGCTATCGACCTCGCGAACGAGTCCGCCTATCTCATGGAGTATCTCATCATCCAGCGCTGGTTTTTCGCGCATGGCTCTATCGATACCACGAGTCTGTATGTGCCCCCCGTCGCCAAGAAACTCTCCGATAGTCTTGCAGCATATCTGCCTCTCTCTGACTGCCAACGTATCCCAGCCAAGAAGAAAACAATCTACTTGTGACTTTCCATCAACCACTGTCGTGCCTAAGCCATAGTTCGCCGATACCGCTATAACGAAAGGATTGCCGTCCACCGGATGAGCTGAGAATGCCACACCTGCCGCGTGAGCATCTATCATCGGCATTATCAACACGGCCATACACTGCGGTACGTTCGTCTTTGAGACTTGTCTATGATAAGCCAGTGCTTTGGGTGAAAACAAAGATGCCCAAACCCTGCGCACGGCTTTCGTCAAGGATGCATGCCCTTTGACGCCCAACACCGTCTCGAACACACCGCTGTAGCTGGCGGAGGTGCCATCCTCCAAAGCCGCGGAACTACGCACTGCTAAAGGAATATCAGGAAGTCGTGCCAACGCCTGCAGCAATTCAGCCGTCAATTCACCGTCTTGCACCTTCGCGTAAATTTCCGCATCTGGAATATCGTCGTTTATTCCCCATGCCGCGAAATGCTCTCGGCAAATTTGCGCCGGGATAACCCAACCTGATGGCACCGGTAACCCGGCCTGCATCAACTTGGCCAGGTTTCCTACCTTTGGGCCGATTGTTGTCGAATCTTCATTACAGGCATCCGCAAGTGATATTATACTCATAGCTTCACTTCCTTTCCGCATCAATAGCCAATAACAAAGGCACCTGCGTACACACACAACCAACTGCAACATGCAGTGTTTATGGTATACGCAGGCGCCTCAAGGGTTGATTGGCTGTATCCTGCCAATTATTGTTTTTTTTGCTGTCAACCGCATTTATTATAGCCTGTTGTGGAATCCAGTCAAGTGCACTGTAAGACTTCTTGTACAACCCGTAGACTCGCCAATAAATATCAAATATAAAATAATCAATACTAATTTTCTTGTGCTCTTGGTATAATACACCCTGAACTTACAATCGAAGGATATTAACATGGGACTGAGCTTAGCAAAGAAGATAATCAAGGGCCACCTGGTCGAAGGCGAGATGGCTGCGGGAAAAGAAATAGCCATTCGCATCGATCATACTCTTACCCAGGACGCCACAGGAACTATGGCCTATCTGCAATTCGAGGCTATGGGCGTGGACAAGGTGCGCACCAAGCGCTCCGTGAGCTATGTGGATCACAATACGCTGCAGGCGGGCTTTGAGAATGCGGACGACCATGCATATCTGCAGAGCGTGGCGGCCAAACATGGCATATATTTCTCCAGGCCGGGCAATGGGATATGCCACCAGGTCCAGCTTGAGAGGTTCGATGTGCCGGGAGATACTCTTCTAGGCTCGGACAGCCATACGCCGACCGCAGGCGGGCTTGGAATGCTTGCGATAGGAGCAGGAGGGCTGGATGTGGCGGCAGCTATGGCGGGTCAGCCGTTCTATTTGCCTATGCCCAGGATATGCCTTGTCAAACTCTCCGGCAAACTACAGCCTTGGGTTTCGGCAAAAGATGTGATCCTGGAAGTGCTCAGGATATTGACCGTCAAGGGCGGCGTCGGCAAGATTATCGAATACGGCGGAGAGGGTGTTGCGAGCCTGTCGGCGACGGACAGAGCCACCATTACCAACATGGGCGCTGAACTAGGAGCCACTACTTCAATCTTCCCAAGCGACGATATCACGCGTGAGTTTATGGCAGCTCAGGGACGCGAGAATGAATGGCGAGAGCTTAAGGCAGATACTGACGCCGAATATGATGAAGTTATTGAGATAAACTTAGATAAACTTGAACCCATGATAGCAACACCGCACATGCCGGACAAAGTGGTCAAGGTTGTGCAAGTTGAGTGCAATAAAGTTGATCAGGTGGCTATCGGAAGCTGTACGAATTCATCGATGAGAGACCTGATGGTCGTGGCCGGAGCGCTTAAAGGCAAAAGCGTGCATCCTGGGGTCAGTCTGGTCATATCGCCCGGCTCGAAACAGGTCTTTGAGATGATCGCGAGAAACGGCGCACTGGCTGACCTGATCTCATCTGGAGCACGAATTTTGGAATCTGCGTGCGGCCCATGCATCGGTATGGGTCAGGCTCCAAAGACAAATGCAGTCTCCATCAGAACATTTAACAGAAACTTCGAGGGCAGAAGCGGGACCAAGAGTGCAAATGTGTATCTGGCAGGACCTGAAGTGGCTGTTGCGGCGGCAATATATGGCGTGATTACCGACCCTAGAAAACTGGGGGAACCGACCAAGTTCGATTACCCGGAGAAGTATCTGGTAGATGACAGAATGATAATCACTCCGACTAATGAACCGGAAAAAGTGGAGGTGGTTCGAGGTCCAAATATCAAGCCTCTTCCGCAGAACAATGCACTATCGGGAATGCTGTCGGGCAAAATCCTGCTCAAAGTGGGCGATAACATCACGACCGACCACATCATGCCCGCAGGAGCAAAAGTATTACCGCTGAGGTCGAATATACCGGCCATATCTGAATTCGTATTCACCGCGGTCGACCCGGACTTCGCGAAACGCGCAAAAGAGTATGGCGGCGGTTTCATACTGGGCGGCGAAAACTATGGCCAAGGCTCATCGCGCGAACATGCAGCTCTGGCTCCAATGTATCTCGGCGTTAAGGCTGTGATAGCCAAGTCCTTTGCAAGAATCCACAGGCAAAACCTGATTAACTTCGGAATATTGCCTCTCAAACTCGCTGATCCGGCGGACTATGACCTCATGGAGCAACTCGACGACGTCGAAATTGCAAATGTGGATGCTATGAAGACCGGGAAGAGCGAACCGATACTTATTGATAGGACAAAGAATGTGTCCATTAAACTCACGCACGATCTGTCTGAAAGAGAGATAGACGTGGTGCTGGCAGGTGGCAGACTCAACTATATTAAGATGCAGGAGTAGTATTAGTAGTATGCAGCTTATAAATTTCAAGAGTGCCGAATGTTCCGGCAATGTGCTTGCCCTCGGCTACGACAATGGATGGGTCAAAATCACGGCTTATATCGACGACGTAATACGAGTGCAGGTGGGACCAAAAAGCGTCAACCCTGCACCAGAGGGTTACGCGATTACGCAGCACAAATGGGAACACGTGGACCTAATTGCAGAATCGGGCAGTGAGGTTGTAGAAATTGCGACGAGCAAGCTGAAGGTGTCGGTCCACAAGGACACCGGTAAGATTGAATTCTATAGTGCGGAAGGCACCATGCTCACAGACAGCGCTGCCTGGTGGAACGATCAATATTGCGGCAGTAAAAACTCATCGGGTGAGGATGAACACTTTTTCGGTTTTGGACTGCAGTTTCACAGTCTGGATCAGCGCGGCAAGCTGCGGAATATCAAGACCAACGCCGATCCCCCGTCAGACAGCGGCAATGCGCATGCGCCCGATCCGTTCTTCTACAGCACACGGGGTTATGGACTCTTTCTCAACAGCTACGGTTACTCCAACTTCGATATGTGCTGGAGCAGACTGGATGAATATACTTTCAGCGCGCCCGAAAAGACGCTGGACTATTTCTTTATCTATGGGCCATCGTTCAGGAGAATATCCGAACTGCAGACTCTGCTCAGGGGCAGGTTGAAAATGCCCGCCAAGTGGGGGCTTGGGTTCTGGTATCGAATGCCGAGCAATTGGAAATCAGATCAGACCATTGAGAGCGCAAAAGAGTTTCGTGACCGTGACATACCATGCGATGTGATAGGACTGGAGCCGAAATGGCAGACCCATACATACCCATGCACATATGTCTGGAACAAGGAGTATTACCCCGACCCAAAGGCGTACGTGAAGTGGATGCGAGATAACGGTTATCACGTGAACCTTTGGGAACATGAGTGGGTGCATGAGGATGCGCCTTTCTATGATGAGCTTAAGAAGAAGGGACTTCTGGCGGACAAAAAGGGCATGGGCGGCGCGGTGCCGGACTTTACATTCCAGGATACACGCAATATCTTCGCGAAACAGCACACAGCCGAGCATATCGATATCGGCATTGATGGTTATAAGCTGGATGAGTGCGATGGGTC of the bacterium genome contains:
- a CDS encoding ribonuclease HI family protein; the protein is MSKVVIYTDGASKGNPGDAGIGVVISSPDGTVICEIGEYIGKTTNNVAEYTALIRGLEEASRLGATQIEISTDSQLMARQLSGVYKVKSPNLQPLYAEAVNLIRHFAEVNISHVVRELNKRADELANMGVKKRTQSPKKPAHAKKEPRQRELGF
- a CDS encoding C4-type zinc ribbon domain-containing protein, producing MREQLHALYDLQAIDVKIANANAQIAALTGSKELRAKYAAAKSALEKAEKALAAHELEVRDCELQLKSIDEKRGSLEKRLYSGSITNPKELSATESEIESLKGKQGELDVRTLELYDLVEAAKAKVESLREIKQTIETRARKVIKQETDAKTRLESEIAELTALRESASSGYTEKPLLSKYESIRKHTCGTGIAKVMDGKCEGCHVAITSYTIGQLVKDEAVETCENCGRILLMDIE
- a CDS encoding alpha/beta hydrolase; translated protein: MIEETVTFKTSRGLRLSGALLAPDEKLRDMVVFAHGTGSSKSSPRNRGIAERLLDKGIGSFLFDFTGHGDSDGLPEQSTQDQQYDDLTCALDYLGSQTFVETRFMGIHGSSTGGTVAIHAAAEDPRIQVMVLRVPRNYDVLDFAQMVQAPTLIIQGSEDSIVLPEAHEIYDSLQCVKELHIVQGAGHLFDEAPRFQREMEEAACEWFVRWFAEEAEE
- a CDS encoding Gfo/Idh/MocA family oxidoreductase, with the translated sequence MSKVKIGIMSFAHMHAYAYAQALAELDIVDFVGVADEDHSRAKSAAKRYGVKAFKNYDEMLASDIEAVVVCSENMNHRKHVVLAAQSEKHVLCEKPLAGTLHDAEAIVEVAKRSEIKLMTAFPCRFHPAYTRLKSAVDLGDLGDVLAIKATNQGKCPGGWFTDLKMSGGGAVIDHTVHLLDLMRDMTGAEPARVYAEIDNRMLGKDFDDTGVLSVDFTNGMFVTIDASWSRPKSFPTWGNVNMDVTGTNGTASMKMFGQKIDMFSDETGSHTYEYWGDNIDLVMVGAFAKSILDDTDVPVTGEDGVKALQVALAAYESAKTGKTVDLLE
- a CDS encoding Gfo/Idh/MocA family oxidoreductase, whose protein sequence is MLKVALVGAGNMARVHAGAYAQMDEAELVAVCDINPDAAGKFAEEYPVQTFTDFTEMISKVDVDVVDVCTPTYAHLDCIKAAAEAGKHVACEKPLARTVGQAQEAAHICEEAGVTLFIAHVLRWFPEYLKIKELISSGAIGDVVEIRNVRSGAHPRDPESWYSDYKKSGGVVLDLIVHDFDWLRWVFGKVRRVYARGMADSKIPLTDYALVTIRFESGVIAHVEGGWARPSGFFTSVEAAGTKGLLSFSNSESTPLVIERKAAEGETMSITVPESPTLENPYFQELRHFINCLEKGEKPDVLPDDGVEAVKIAEAALRSISSGQPVVLA
- a CDS encoding 2-oxo acid dehydrogenase subunit E2 — its product is MATKMVMPLLGQTMEEGTIIKWFKNEGDQIKAGEPLLEVMTDKVNMEVEAPEDGVLRKILAQPDDIIPVKDPIAIIGSADESIDDLLAESAPAKEEAVSVEAPAPTPTPATAAQPSPAPVAAEGPVFASPSAKRVAKEKGVDIAALAGRGTGPGGRIVEQDVLNFAASAPKATPLAGKMAADMGVDISAITGTGIGGKVTSEDLKPAPVYVPAAPPLSIGATIPFTGMRKAVALNVASSAQTAPHVTLVAEVDMTECKRLRSQIIDDIEKNYGVRISFTDIIAKATARAILDKPIANASLQGDQIIINDHINIGIATAIETGLVVPVVKDAVSKTLPQISKEIKELVARARSGQAGGDDFKGGTFTITNLGAFGVETFTPIITPGQSAILGVCAIKDKPVVVDGEIKVRSMMNLCLSFDHRVMDGAPAAEFLARLKQTLESPYLMFM
- a CDS encoding aconitate hydratase, producing MGLSLAKKIIKGHLVEGEMAAGKEIAIRIDHTLTQDATGTMAYLQFEAMGVDKVRTKRSVSYVDHNTLQAGFENADDHAYLQSVAAKHGIYFSRPGNGICHQVQLERFDVPGDTLLGSDSHTPTAGGLGMLAIGAGGLDVAAAMAGQPFYLPMPRICLVKLSGKLQPWVSAKDVILEVLRILTVKGGVGKIIEYGGEGVASLSATDRATITNMGAELGATTSIFPSDDITREFMAAQGRENEWRELKADTDAEYDEVIEINLDKLEPMIATPHMPDKVVKVVQVECNKVDQVAIGSCTNSSMRDLMVVAGALKGKSVHPGVSLVISPGSKQVFEMIARNGALADLISSGARILESACGPCIGMGQAPKTNAVSIRTFNRNFEGRSGTKSANVYLAGPEVAVAAAIYGVITDPRKLGEPTKFDYPEKYLVDDRMIITPTNEPEKVEVVRGPNIKPLPQNNALSGMLSGKILLKVGDNITTDHIMPAGAKVLPLRSNIPAISEFVFTAVDPDFAKRAKEYGGGFILGGENYGQGSSREHAALAPMYLGVKAVIAKSFARIHRQNLINFGILPLKLADPADYDLMEQLDDVEIANVDAMKTGKSEPILIDRTKNVSIKLTHDLSEREIDVVLAGGRLNYIKMQE
- a CDS encoding DUF4968 domain-containing protein, which produces MQLINFKSAECSGNVLALGYDNGWVKITAYIDDVIRVQVGPKSVNPAPEGYAITQHKWEHVDLIAESGSEVVEIATSKLKVSVHKDTGKIEFYSAEGTMLTDSAAWWNDQYCGSKNSSGEDEHFFGFGLQFHSLDQRGKLRNIKTNADPPSDSGNAHAPDPFFYSTRGYGLFLNSYGYSNFDMCWSRLDEYTFSAPEKTLDYFFIYGPSFRRISELQTLLRGRLKMPAKWGLGFWYRMPSNWKSDQTIESAKEFRDRDIPCDVIGLEPKWQTHTYPCTYVWNKEYYPDPKAYVKWMRDNGYHVNLWEHEWVHEDAPFYDELKKKGLLADKKGMGGAVPDFTFQDTRNIFAKQHTAEHIDIGIDGYKLDECDGSDYTPPWFYPDDTQFPSGLTGSQMHNLTGFLYSQAMHEMFEKLGIRTYFLLRATFAGGQAHPSCIYSDYYQLNQYIRAQATSGFSGFLWCPELREAKSDEEFLRRAQNMFLSPLAMINAWEGDESLLPWKRGEEPEKIFRDFAKLRMRLLPYIYSSFYCMCRTGLPIVRALVMDYPNDSETYEVDDQFLFGESMMIAPVENGSSRDVYLPEGKWTDFWTDAVYDGGCKITCETPLDRIPIFVKSGGIIPMAQSMNFIGEKPVEEIELHVYPGEGSFTLFDDDGVTTDYQKGSFVTVPINLAGDWLEIGKAEGNYASECKSFRVIVHKNGNSNEVGQVPFEQGSIVSID